One part of the Leptolyngbyaceae cyanobacterium genome encodes these proteins:
- a CDS encoding GDSL-type esterase/lipase family protein produces the protein MKIDHLRSNENKVKDSLVSHRWKTVPTWAFLSLAANGLLLLLVVWLLRDYWLPLDSQLNASTTRENLMQELPASDSGLGPRHRLSYDKWVAILQQEAKVAAENAPANLTILAGDSLSLWFPPELLPSGHTWLNQGISGEVSAGLLKRLKLFDDTKPNTIFVMIGINDLIRGVPDQDLLWNYRLIVRRLRRIHPESTISIQSILPHGGEASTWEGRDRLLSISHQRIQDLNQNLERMAEEENVQFFDLYSLFTDDRGYLRPELTTDGLHLNRQGYLVWRSALIMYDRKLKQDKENSDREKRRIAEEENVPNYRLPVPGP, from the coding sequence ATGAAGATTGACCATTTAAGATCGAATGAAAATAAAGTTAAAGACAGTCTAGTGTCCCATCGCTGGAAAACCGTCCCTACCTGGGCTTTCTTATCCCTGGCGGCTAACGGATTATTATTACTGCTGGTTGTTTGGCTGCTGCGAGATTATTGGTTGCCGCTCGATTCGCAGCTGAATGCTTCCACAACTCGCGAAAATCTGATGCAGGAACTACCAGCATCGGATTCGGGTTTGGGGCCTCGCCATCGGCTAAGTTATGACAAATGGGTTGCGATCCTGCAACAAGAAGCAAAGGTGGCAGCGGAAAATGCCCCGGCAAATTTAACTATTTTGGCAGGGGATTCCTTGAGTTTGTGGTTTCCGCCAGAGTTATTACCGTCCGGGCATACTTGGCTTAACCAAGGAATTTCTGGGGAAGTTTCTGCCGGACTGCTCAAGCGATTAAAGTTGTTCGACGATACTAAGCCAAATACTATTTTCGTGATGATCGGTATCAACGATTTGATTCGTGGGGTGCCAGATCAGGATTTGCTATGGAATTATCGCTTGATCGTGCGTCGTCTGCGCCGAATTCATCCTGAGAGTACGATCTCGATCCAGTCGATTTTGCCTCACGGTGGTGAAGCTTCTACTTGGGAAGGTCGCGATCGCTTGCTTTCGATTTCTCATCAGCGCATCCAGGATCTCAACCAGAACTTAGAAAGGATGGCTGAGGAAGAAAATGTTCAATTCTTTGACTTATATTCTCTATTTACTGACGATCGCGGTTATCTTCGCCCAGAATTGACCACTGATGGGTTGCACTTGAATCGCCAAGGTTATCTAGTTTGGCGTTCTGCATTGATAATGTACGATCGCAAACTTAAACAAGACAAAGAAAATAGCGACAGGGAGAAAAGAAGAATCGCAGAAGAGGAAAATGTACCCAATTATCGGTTACCCGTGCCTGGGCCTTAA
- the amt gene encoding ammonium transporter yields the protein MFKKFLVACSIAVCLILGPMMVNVFGQDASPSPSPSPTLSSPEATASPTASPEATASPTASPEATASPTASPEATASPTASPEATASPTIEASPLPVPIVPADASRQEPSAAVTESPINPGDTAWVLISSALVMLMTPGLAFFYGGLVRSRNVLNTMMMSLIAMGLVGVIWVLWGYSLSFAPTSYAVDANPAEFQANPIIGSLKWIFLNEVSFDKPDPVGYAGTIPHQMFMVYQMMFAMITPALISGAIVERISFKAYFWFIFFWINIIYFPLAHWVWGKGWIGVNLGALDFAGGTVVHISSGVSAVVAAYILGPRKTYPTQPAAPHNVPYVLLGIGLLWFGWLGFNGGSALAANSVAAVAFVTTVVAAASAGLTWVILEWVLRNKPTAIGIATGFLAGLVGITPAAGYVSPLAAILIGSITSLCCFYAVILRAKLQFDDSLDTYPVHGVGGTVGALLTGVFANKAFNSAGADGLLAGHPELLWKQFVGVVVTYLFAAVGTLVILKGLSLVMALRVKPIAEEQGLDINEHGEEGYGEEFASGLSLSE from the coding sequence GTGTTCAAAAAGTTCCTGGTTGCTTGTTCCATTGCGGTGTGTCTGATTTTAGGGCCAATGATGGTCAATGTATTTGGCCAAGACGCATCGCCTTCACCAAGTCCTTCTCCTACTCTTTCTTCACCAGAGGCAACGGCATCGCCCACCGCTTCACCAGAGGCAACGGCATCGCCCACCGCTTCACCAGAGGCAACGGCATCGCCCACCGCTTCGCCAGAGGCAACGGCATCGCCCACCGCTTCGCCAGAGGCAACGGCATCGCCTACGATCGAAGCTTCTCCACTTCCCGTACCGATAGTACCTGCTGATGCTTCTCGTCAAGAACCTTCCGCCGCCGTTACGGAGTCTCCGATTAATCCGGGGGATACGGCTTGGGTGTTGATCTCTTCGGCACTGGTAATGTTGATGACGCCGGGGCTGGCATTTTTCTATGGTGGATTAGTACGATCGCGCAACGTCCTCAACACTATGATGATGAGCTTGATCGCGATGGGGTTGGTAGGCGTAATCTGGGTGCTATGGGGTTATAGCCTTTCCTTTGCACCAACTTCCTATGCTGTTGATGCAAATCCTGCCGAGTTTCAAGCCAATCCGATTATTGGCAGCTTAAAATGGATATTTTTGAACGAAGTTTCTTTTGATAAACCAGATCCGGTCGGTTATGCCGGAACGATTCCCCATCAAATGTTCATGGTTTATCAGATGATGTTCGCCATGATCACTCCGGCGCTGATTTCCGGTGCGATCGTCGAACGGATCAGTTTCAAAGCTTACTTTTGGTTTATCTTCTTTTGGATTAATATTATCTATTTTCCGCTAGCTCACTGGGTTTGGGGTAAAGGCTGGATTGGCGTTAACTTAGGTGCGCTTGACTTTGCTGGCGGTACGGTCGTGCATATCAGTTCTGGTGTTTCCGCTGTCGTCGCCGCTTACATTCTCGGCCCCCGCAAAACCTACCCAACTCAACCGGCGGCACCTCATAACGTACCTTACGTTTTATTGGGAATAGGCTTGCTTTGGTTTGGCTGGCTTGGTTTTAACGGTGGTAGTGCATTAGCCGCTAACTCGGTAGCAGCTGTTGCTTTCGTGACTACTGTCGTAGCCGCTGCATCTGCTGGTTTGACCTGGGTAATTTTGGAATGGGTACTCAGAAATAAGCCAACTGCGATCGGTATTGCCACTGGCTTTTTGGCTGGATTGGTAGGCATTACTCCAGCAGCCGGGTACGTATCTCCCCTGGCTGCGATCCTGATCGGTTCGATTACTTCTCTTTGCTGTTTTTACGCGGTAATTCTGCGGGCGAAATTGCAATTTGATGATTCTTTAGATACTTATCCCGTACACGGAGTTGGCGGTACGGTAGGTGCTTTGCTGACAGGGGTTTTTGCTAACAAGGCTTTCAACAGTGCTGGCGCTGATGGTTTGTTGGCAGGTCACCCAGAACTGTTGTGGAAGCAGTTCGTGGGTGTAGTAGTTACTTACCTTTTTGCAGCTGTCGGTACTTTGGTAATTCTGAAAGGTTTGAGCTTGGTGATGGCGCTGCGAGTCAAACCGATCGCAGAAGAACAAGGACTCGATATCAACGAACATGGTGAAGAAGGTTACGGCGAGGAGTTTGCTTCCGGTCTTAGCTTAAGCGAATAA
- a CDS encoding RNA-guided endonuclease TnpB family protein, with amino-acid sequence MLTALKVRLYPNKEQQIALAKNFGCCRFVWNHYLNKTNTQYQETGKGMSYCDMAKDLTQLKKHEDFWWLKEGSSSALQQSLKNLEAAFKNFFEHRAGIPKFKSRHTKQSLRYPAGCSVKKNGVQLPKLGVVKAVISKELLGSLKSVTVSKDSTDKYFAAIWLEVEENPTVKEGKISGVDLGLNSLVTVFDGEITYKVEPIKPTRKYAKRLRRRQQSISRKKLGSNNRKKQVKQVAKVHQKIANTRQDFLHKLSRKLVDENQVVVVEDLCIKGLGRTKLAKSVLDAGFGMLVNFLGYKLKRVGGTLVEVDRFFPSTKLCNCCKFKNDSLTLKDREWTCPKCGTHHDRDGNAAKNLRSEGIRILSTNTDGQSGFQACGEDVSLVGNPTKKRSSMKQESPLIALA; translated from the coding sequence ATGTTAACCGCTTTAAAGGTAAGACTATATCCAAATAAAGAACAGCAGATAGCTCTAGCTAAAAACTTTGGCTGCTGTCGCTTTGTTTGGAACCATTACCTAAACAAGACTAACACTCAATATCAAGAAACAGGGAAAGGGATGAGTTATTGCGACATGGCGAAAGACTTGACGCAATTGAAGAAGCATGAGGACTTCTGGTGGCTAAAAGAAGGGTCATCTTCCGCATTGCAACAATCACTCAAAAATCTAGAAGCAGCATTTAAGAACTTCTTTGAGCATCGGGCGGGAATTCCGAAGTTCAAAAGCAGACACACAAAGCAATCCCTGAGATACCCAGCAGGTTGCTCAGTCAAAAAGAATGGTGTCCAACTTCCCAAACTGGGAGTTGTTAAAGCAGTAATATCAAAGGAGTTACTCGGCTCTCTTAAATCTGTGACCGTCTCGAAAGACAGCACGGATAAATATTTCGCCGCTATTTGGCTGGAAGTTGAAGAGAATCCAACAGTTAAAGAGGGGAAAATTTCGGGAGTTGATTTAGGTCTTAATTCCTTGGTGACAGTGTTTGATGGGGAGATAACTTATAAAGTTGAGCCAATCAAACCTACTAGGAAATATGCCAAACGCCTCAGACGAAGACAACAATCAATATCCCGGAAAAAGCTTGGCTCTAATAATCGGAAAAAGCAAGTTAAGCAGGTAGCCAAAGTTCATCAGAAGATCGCAAACACAAGACAAGATTTCCTACATAAACTCTCTCGTAAATTAGTTGACGAAAACCAAGTCGTTGTAGTAGAAGACCTTTGCATAAAAGGACTAGGGCGTACCAAGTTGGCAAAATCTGTTTTAGATGCTGGATTTGGGATGCTGGTAAATTTCTTGGGCTACAAATTGAAAAGAGTTGGGGGAACACTTGTAGAGGTTGATAGATTCTTCCCTAGTACGAAGCTTTGTAATTGTTGCAAGTTTAAGAATGATTCCCTTACCTTGAAGGACAGAGAATGGACTTGTCCCAAATGTGGAACCCACCATGATAGGGATGGGAATGCAGCGAAAAATTTGCGGTCAGAGGGTATTAGAATTCTATCAACAAATACCGATGGGCAGTCGGGATTCCAAGCTTGCGGAGAAGATGTAAGTCTCGTTGGTAATCCTACCAAAAAGCGCTCTTCTATGAAACAAGAATCTCCCCTTATAGCGTTAGCTTAA
- a CDS encoding ammonium transporter: MKTKVTLRNRKSRNRIRQNFSSSQVKLTGSSKIFKQLKIAIGRLTPSWQACLPLAALIVLGWGYAAVAQDAAATVAGPTTAELKVALDTLWVAIAAFLVFFMNAGFCMLETGFCREKNAVNVLAKNLIVFALSTIAFWAIGFGLMFSNSDHGLIGSSGGFFLTGQDNSPAMGDAYQGIFSSLSWAGVPLAAKFLFQLVFAGTAATIVSGAVAERIKFVDFLIFSLLLVGIAYPITGHWIWGGGWLAKAGFYDFAGSTVVHSVGGWAALMGAAFLGPRLGKYQDGQSVAMPGHNMSIATLGCLILWLGWFGFNPGSTMAADGSAITHIALTTNMAGAVGGVAATVTAWLYLGKPDLSMIVNGILAGLVGITASCAYVSVPSAFIIGLVAGIIVVFSVTFFDRIQIDDPVGATSVHLVCGVWGTLAVGLFSVGPNAPGYTWYTAGPARGLLLGGGLTQLIPQIIGILSVGGMTVLVSTIFWVVLKATLGIRVTPEEEVVGLDIGEHGMEAYSGFLKEARSSSIPGSADRGVPGKPGSVY; encoded by the coding sequence ATGAAAACTAAAGTAACACTCAGAAACAGAAAGTCAAGAAATAGAATCAGGCAAAATTTTTCTAGTTCCCAGGTAAAATTAACCGGGAGCAGCAAAATATTTAAGCAATTGAAAATTGCGATCGGACGCCTTACACCCTCATGGCAAGCTTGTCTTCCCTTAGCAGCCCTAATCGTGCTGGGATGGGGTTACGCAGCCGTTGCTCAGGATGCGGCTGCAACTGTGGCAGGGCCGACCACCGCCGAATTAAAAGTAGCTTTAGATACTTTATGGGTGGCGATCGCCGCATTCTTAGTATTCTTCATGAATGCTGGTTTCTGTATGTTAGAAACTGGCTTTTGCCGCGAGAAAAACGCCGTCAACGTTCTAGCCAAAAACCTCATCGTATTTGCCCTTTCTACAATTGCTTTTTGGGCGATCGGTTTTGGTTTGATGTTTAGCAATTCCGATCATGGATTAATTGGTAGTAGTGGCGGATTCTTCTTAACTGGACAAGACAACAGTCCGGCAATGGGAGATGCTTATCAAGGTATTTTTAGCTCTCTCAGTTGGGCTGGCGTTCCCCTTGCCGCTAAATTTTTGTTCCAGCTAGTATTTGCAGGTACAGCCGCTACGATCGTTTCCGGTGCAGTAGCAGAAAGAATTAAGTTTGTTGACTTCTTAATTTTCAGCTTATTACTCGTAGGTATCGCTTATCCAATCACCGGACACTGGATTTGGGGCGGTGGTTGGCTGGCAAAAGCAGGTTTTTACGATTTTGCTGGTTCTACCGTAGTTCACTCAGTTGGTGGTTGGGCTGCATTAATGGGCGCTGCCTTCTTAGGGCCACGTCTTGGTAAATATCAAGATGGACAAAGCGTAGCCATGCCCGGTCACAATATGAGTATTGCTACTTTAGGCTGTTTGATTTTGTGGTTAGGCTGGTTTGGCTTTAACCCGGGTTCCACAATGGCGGCTGATGGTTCTGCAATTACCCACATTGCTTTAACTACTAACATGGCCGGTGCAGTAGGAGGAGTAGCTGCTACCGTTACAGCTTGGTTGTACCTTGGTAAGCCAGACCTTTCGATGATCGTTAACGGTATTTTGGCAGGCTTGGTAGGGATTACAGCATCCTGTGCATACGTGAGCGTTCCCAGCGCTTTCATCATCGGCTTGGTAGCTGGCATCATCGTCGTTTTCTCCGTTACCTTCTTTGACAGAATTCAAATTGATGACCCGGTAGGTGCTACCTCAGTTCACTTGGTTTGTGGTGTTTGGGGAACTCTGGCCGTTGGTTTGTTCAGTGTTGGCCCCAACGCGCCCGGATACACTTGGTACACGGCTGGCCCTGCAAGAGGTTTACTTTTGGGCGGTGGTTTGACACAACTGATTCCTCAAATAATCGGTATTTTGTCCGTGGGAGGCATGACGGTTCTGGTCAGCACTATTTTCTGGGTAGTGTTAAAGGCTACTCTCGGTATCCGCGTAACTCCAGAAGAAGAAGTCGTCGGTTTGGATATCGGGGAACATGGTATGGAAGCTTATAGCGGATTTCTCAAAGAAGCACGCAGCAGCAGCATACCTGGTAGCGCAGACCGTGGTGTTCCCGGCAAGCCCGGTAGTGTTTATTAG
- the purE gene encoding 5-(carboxyamino)imidazole ribonucleotide mutase: MTQALVGIIMGSDSDLPTMQAAIAVCEEFNVPCEVAIVSAHRTPDRMVEYAKTAHQRGLKVIIAGAGGAAHLPGMVASLTALPVIGVPVASRHLQGLDSLYSIVQMPAGIPVATVAIGNAKNAGLLAVQILATHQPELLQRIQLYRESLAQSVLDKQAQLDEKGYQQYLQSMPKS, encoded by the coding sequence ATGACTCAAGCCTTAGTAGGTATTATCATGGGCAGTGATTCCGATTTGCCCACCATGCAAGCAGCGATCGCAGTTTGCGAAGAATTCAACGTACCTTGTGAAGTTGCGATCGTTTCCGCCCACCGCACCCCCGATCGGATGGTAGAGTATGCCAAAACCGCGCATCAAAGAGGCTTGAAAGTAATTATCGCAGGTGCGGGTGGTGCTGCCCACTTACCGGGAATGGTGGCGTCCCTCACCGCTTTACCGGTAATTGGCGTTCCGGTCGCCAGTCGTCACTTGCAAGGGTTAGACTCTCTTTATTCTATTGTGCAGATGCCTGCCGGAATACCCGTCGCCACCGTTGCGATCGGTAATGCCAAAAATGCTGGATTACTAGCAGTACAAATTTTAGCTACTCACCAACCAGAATTATTACAGCGAATTCAACTATATAGGGAAAGTTTGGCCCAATCCGTGCTAGATAAACAAGCACAACTAGACGAAAAAGGTTATCAGCAATATTTACAATCAATGCCTAAAAGCTAG
- the nagA gene encoding N-acetylglucosamine-6-phosphate deacetylase: MTEATTLAIVTPVDIINARVPGYQDLQQISIDGDGIVRQVIPMSVAEKATPSTDKRVLDVAADWISLGGVDLQINGALGLAFPDLNPDNSHQLSEISQFLWNQGVDGFLPTLVTTSVDNIHRSLNAIANFTPSQPQNEPSAKILGVHLEGPFLNFEKRGAHPAEHLLPLNIDNVKRVLGDYASIVKVITLAPELDETQTVIPYLRELGITVSLGHSQATYNQARQAFKLGASMVTHAFNAMPSLHHREPGLLGAAIIDSHVKCGLIADGQHVSIAMMNILLKASNYQQGIFLVSDALAPLGLPDGIYPWDTRQIEVKNGTARLLDGTLSGTTLPLLTGVQNLVNWGICGIEQAISMATIAPRAAIGMAEIMGNSAAGLLRWRVNQTEHHQAEKLTWKRLFINH, from the coding sequence ATGACAGAAGCAACAACCTTAGCGATCGTTACTCCAGTGGATATTATCAACGCAAGAGTGCCGGGATACCAAGATTTGCAGCAAATCTCAATTGATGGGGATGGAATCGTTCGCCAAGTAATTCCCATGAGTGTAGCTGAAAAAGCAACACCATCAACAGATAAACGAGTTTTAGATGTCGCCGCAGACTGGATTTCTTTGGGTGGAGTCGATTTGCAAATTAATGGGGCGCTGGGTTTAGCTTTTCCCGATTTAAATCCCGATAACAGTCATCAATTATCGGAAATCAGTCAATTTTTATGGAATCAAGGGGTAGATGGTTTTCTACCTACTTTGGTGACCACTTCAGTAGACAATATTCATCGCAGTTTAAATGCGATCGCAAATTTTACTCCATCTCAGCCCCAAAACGAACCGAGCGCTAAAATCCTGGGAGTGCATTTAGAAGGGCCATTTTTGAACTTTGAAAAGCGAGGCGCACACCCAGCAGAACATTTATTACCCCTCAACATCGACAACGTAAAAAGAGTTTTGGGTGATTATGCAAGTATCGTTAAAGTAATCACCTTAGCACCAGAATTAGATGAAACTCAAACCGTAATTCCTTATCTACGCGAACTAGGAATAACTGTTAGTTTAGGGCATTCCCAAGCCACATATAATCAAGCACGACAAGCTTTTAAATTAGGTGCATCGATGGTAACCCATGCTTTTAATGCCATGCCCAGTTTACATCATCGAGAACCCGGATTATTAGGAGCAGCCATCATCGATTCTCATGTCAAATGCGGTTTAATTGCTGACGGTCAACACGTCTCGATCGCGATGATGAACATTTTACTAAAAGCGAGCAACTATCAGCAAGGAATTTTTCTCGTCAGCGATGCTTTAGCACCTTTAGGATTACCAGATGGCATTTATCCTTGGGATACTAGACAAATTGAAGTAAAAAACGGTACGGCGCGACTGTTAGATGGCACTCTTTCCGGTACAACTCTGCCATTGTTAACAGGAGTACAAAATTTGGTGAACTGGGGAATATGCGGGATAGAACAAGCAATTTCAATGGCAACAATTGCGCCCAGAGCAGCAATTGGTATGGCAGAAATCATGGGTAATTCTGCTGCTGGTTTATTGCGTTGGCGGGTGAACCAAACAGAACATCATCAGGCAGAAAAATTAACTTGGAAACGGTTATTTATCAACCATTAA
- a CDS encoding GNAT family N-acetyltransferase: MTADKFTIRPMTLSELEIVLNWAASEGWNPGLKDAPAFYAADPSGFLIGEIDGELISSISAVRYDENFGFLGLYIVKPEKRRQGFGLRTWYEGLKLLGERNFALDGVLAQVENYCKFGFQPAYRHLRYEGVGIASPPPENVVAIEHIPFADIVNYDRQHFPAPRENFLKEWISPPTRAAYAYIKNGNLCGYGVIRECRTGFKIGPLFADDVEIAESLFKSLSSLGYGKPIFLDTPDANPAAISLAEKHGMKPVFECVRMYSRGIPHINISHVFGVTTLELG; encoded by the coding sequence ATGACTGCTGATAAATTTACAATTCGACCGATGACGCTTTCTGAATTAGAAATCGTCCTCAATTGGGCAGCATCAGAGGGGTGGAATCCCGGACTTAAAGATGCACCCGCTTTTTATGCTGCCGATCCTAGCGGATTTTTAATAGGTGAAATAGATGGAGAATTAATTAGTAGTATTTCGGCAGTTCGCTATGACGAAAATTTTGGTTTTCTCGGTCTTTATATTGTTAAACCAGAAAAACGCCGACAAGGTTTTGGTTTGCGAACTTGGTATGAAGGTTTGAAATTGTTAGGAGAACGTAATTTTGCCCTGGATGGCGTTTTAGCTCAAGTAGAAAATTACTGCAAATTTGGCTTTCAACCAGCTTATCGCCATCTTCGGTATGAAGGAGTGGGAATTGCCAGCCCACCGCCTGAAAATGTTGTTGCGATCGAACATATCCCGTTTGCCGATATTGTAAATTACGATCGCCAACACTTCCCCGCCCCTCGCGAAAACTTCCTCAAAGAATGGATTAGTCCTCCCACTCGTGCAGCTTATGCCTATATCAAAAACGGCAACTTGTGCGGTTATGGCGTAATTCGAGAATGCCGCACCGGATTTAAAATCGGCCCTTTATTTGCCGACGATGTGGAAATAGCTGAAAGTTTATTTAAATCTCTGAGTAGTTTAGGTTATGGTAAGCCAATATTTTTAGACACGCCAGATGCCAACCCAGCCGCAATTTCTCTGGCTGAAAAACATGGTATGAAGCCCGTGTTTGAATGCGTTAGGATGTACTCTCGCGGTATTCCTCACATCAACATTTCTCATGTTTTCGGAGTAACTACTTTAGAGTTAGGCTAA
- a CDS encoding transporter substrate-binding domain-containing protein: MIGRIPLPIFLVIACFLCFAVPVKAQKLRVGAAGSAPFIIKDESDLKGIGIDVWQQMAVSQGWQYDIVPQENISSSLKGIVDGQLDVAIGPISITSERLQKVAFTQPFYQAEIGLLISSDRPTLWSRLSPFFGIAFISSVGVLSFALFVVGNLLWLAERHHNSEHFPKQYLKGVGNGMWFAIVTLTTVGYGDRAPITIPGRMIAAMWMVVTMVTASSLTAGLATALTLSLSNQRSERFNRPEDLQASRIAVVSDTTGVKWAGYYGARLNRTNNLADAIALLRSGKVDGVVFDSPALKYYLYQNPQEPFRVAEFPLATENYGFVVPLNSPLLQKLNVMLLQMQETGRLNAIEKNWLN; this comes from the coding sequence ATGATTGGTAGAATACCGTTACCAATTTTTTTGGTTATCGCTTGCTTCCTATGTTTTGCCGTACCTGTGAAAGCTCAAAAATTACGAGTTGGGGCGGCTGGTTCGGCTCCTTTTATCATTAAAGATGAGTCTGATCTCAAGGGAATCGGTATTGATGTTTGGCAGCAAATGGCAGTCTCGCAAGGTTGGCAATACGATATCGTTCCTCAAGAGAATATTTCTAGCAGTCTCAAAGGTATAGTCGATGGCCAACTAGATGTGGCGATTGGGCCAATCAGTATTACTTCCGAACGATTGCAAAAAGTGGCTTTCACCCAACCTTTTTACCAAGCGGAAATCGGGTTGTTGATTTCTAGCGATCGCCCTACTCTATGGAGTAGGTTAAGCCCGTTTTTTGGCATCGCGTTTATTTCTTCTGTGGGTGTATTGAGTTTTGCCTTGTTTGTAGTGGGTAATCTCCTGTGGTTGGCAGAACGCCACCACAATAGCGAACATTTTCCCAAACAATACCTCAAAGGTGTGGGTAATGGAATGTGGTTTGCGATCGTTACCTTAACTACTGTCGGTTATGGCGATCGAGCACCGATTACCATACCGGGACGAATGATTGCGGCGATGTGGATGGTGGTGACGATGGTAACTGCTTCTTCTCTGACGGCGGGTTTGGCAACGGCATTGACGCTTTCTTTATCTAATCAAAGAAGCGAACGCTTTAACCGCCCGGAAGATTTGCAGGCTAGCCGTATCGCAGTGGTGTCGGATACTACAGGAGTTAAATGGGCGGGTTATTATGGGGCGCGATTGAATCGGACAAACAATCTCGCGGATGCGATCGCGCTTTTGCGATCGGGTAAAGTCGATGGTGTAGTGTTTGATAGTCCCGCACTCAAATACTATTTATATCAAAATCCGCAAGAACCTTTCCGAGTAGCTGAATTCCCCCTGGCTACCGAGAACTACGGATTTGTCGTCCCCCTCAACAGTCCTCTGTTGCAAAAATTAAACGTGATGTTACTGCAAATGCAAGAGACGGGAAGACTAAATGCGATCGAAAAAAATTGGCTGAATTGA
- the bchM gene encoding magnesium protoporphyrin IX methyltransferase, whose protein sequence is MNALDDKSIVQDYFNSTGFDRWRRIYGDGEVNKVQLDIRTGHQQTVDAVLGWLKADDNLAGLSICDAGCGVGSLSIPLAQAGAIVNASDISEKMVGEAKDRALEVLGNPNNITFAVQDLETLSGKYHTVICLDVLIHYPQDKAAEMISHLSSMAESRLILSFAPKTLCLSLLKKIGTLFPGASKTTRAYLHREADIVKILENNGFSVQRNDMIRTRFYFSRLLEATRKAS, encoded by the coding sequence ATGAACGCACTAGATGATAAAAGCATTGTTCAAGATTATTTCAACTCTACTGGTTTTGACCGTTGGCGGCGCATTTATGGAGATGGAGAAGTCAATAAAGTTCAGTTGGATATCCGTACCGGACACCAGCAGACAGTAGACGCAGTTCTCGGTTGGTTGAAAGCCGATGACAATTTAGCAGGTTTATCGATTTGCGATGCTGGTTGCGGTGTTGGTAGCCTCAGCATACCTTTAGCGCAAGCCGGCGCGATCGTCAATGCCAGCGATATTTCCGAGAAAATGGTCGGCGAAGCCAAAGATCGAGCTTTGGAAGTTTTGGGCAATCCCAACAACATCACCTTTGCAGTACAAGACTTAGAGACACTAAGCGGTAAATACCACACCGTCATTTGCTTGGACGTGCTGATCCACTATCCCCAAGATAAAGCAGCCGAAATGATTTCCCATCTCAGTTCGATGGCAGAATCTCGTTTAATTCTCAGCTTTGCACCGAAAACTTTGTGTTTGAGTTTGCTCAAAAAAATCGGTACTCTTTTTCCTGGCGCTAGCAAAACCACTCGCGCTTACCTACATCGAGAAGCGGATATCGTAAAAATTCTGGAAAACAACGGTTTTTCAGTGCAACGAAACGACATGATCCGGACTCGCTTTTACTTTTCTCGCTTACTGGAAGCTACTCGCAAAGCTAGTTAA
- a CDS encoding DUF423 domain-containing protein has product MIRIFWLVAAILGGLSVAGGAFASHALKEKLTERAIEIFETGARYQMYHALALLLVALLLTRTEPLSATLIASGVAFIVGVVIFSGSLYALSLTGIKWLGAITPLGGVAFLVGWICLAVAAFSLKF; this is encoded by the coding sequence ATGATTCGGATTTTTTGGCTGGTCGCGGCTATTTTAGGCGGTTTATCCGTAGCGGGTGGTGCTTTTGCTTCCCATGCTTTGAAAGAGAAATTAACCGAAAGAGCGATCGAAATTTTTGAAACGGGCGCTCGCTATCAAATGTACCACGCTTTAGCATTATTATTGGTAGCGTTGTTGTTAACTCGCACGGAACCACTTTCTGCAACTCTCATCGCTTCTGGAGTTGCTTTTATAGTTGGGGTAGTAATTTTTTCCGGCAGTTTGTATGCGCTCAGTTTAACTGGTATCAAATGGTTGGGAGCAATTACTCCTTTAGGCGGAGTGGCTTTTTTAGTTGGATGGATTTGTTTGGCCGTAGCTGCTTTTAGCCTGAAATTTTAA